From Nicotiana tabacum cultivar K326 chromosome 15, ASM71507v2, whole genome shotgun sequence, the proteins below share one genomic window:
- the LOC142169754 gene encoding secreted RxLR effector protein 78-like: MLYKLIAKVLDGRLQKVMSYIILEAQSGFIPGRRIDDNIILAHELVKSYMRKYISPGCMIKVDLQKAYDSVEWVYLEQVLEGLAFPDKFIKWVMACVRIVNYTILLNGEFVEPFNAAKGMRQGDPIFPFLFAIALEYLRRLPHELK; the protein is encoded by the coding sequence ATGTTGTACAAACTAATTGCTAAAGTCCTAGATGGGAGACTTCAAAAAGTCATGAGCTACATCATATTAGAGGCACAATCAGGTTTCATCCCTGGCAGAAGGATAGATGACAACATAATTTTGGCTCATGAGTTGGTCAAATCATATATGAGAAAATATATATCCCCTGGATGCATGATCAAGGTGGACTTACAAAAAGCTTATGATTCTGTGGAATGGGTATACCTTGAACAAGTTTTAGAAGGATTGGCTTTCCCTGACAAGTTCATAAAATGGGTAATGGCATGTGTCAGAATAGTCAATTACACTATCTTGCTTAATGGAGAATTTGTAGAACCTTTCAATGCTGCTAAAGGTATGAGGCAAGGAGATCCAATCTTCCCCTTCCTCTTTGCTATTGCTTTGGAGTATCTGAGAAGACTTCCCCATGAATTGAAATAA